One genomic window of Pseudomonas sp. LFM046 includes the following:
- the rpsB gene encoding 30S ribosomal protein S2 — MSQVNMRDMLKAGVHFGHQTRYWNPKMGKYIFGARNKIHIINLEKTLPMFNEALSFVEKLAAGKNKVLFVGTKRSAGKIVREEAARCGSPYVDHRWLGGMLTNYKTIRQSIKRLRELETQSQDGTFAKLTKKEALMRTRDLEKLERSLGGIKDMGGLPDALFVIDVDHERIAISEANKLGIPVIGVVDTNSSPEGVDYVIPGNDDAIRAVQLYLASVADAVIRGRQNAVGGPDEFVEEAASEAAEG, encoded by the coding sequence ATGTCCCAAGTCAACATGCGCGATATGCTGAAGGCCGGTGTGCACTTCGGCCACCAGACCCGTTACTGGAACCCGAAAATGGGCAAGTACATTTTCGGCGCGCGTAACAAGATCCACATCATCAACCTGGAAAAAACCCTGCCGATGTTCAACGAGGCTCTGTCCTTCGTTGAGAAACTGGCTGCAGGCAAGAACAAGGTTCTGTTCGTCGGCACCAAGCGTTCCGCTGGCAAGATCGTTCGTGAAGAAGCTGCTCGTTGCGGCTCCCCGTACGTCGACCACCGCTGGCTGGGCGGCATGCTGACCAACTACAAGACCATCCGTCAGTCCATCAAGCGTCTGCGCGAGCTGGAAACCCAGTCCCAGGACGGCACCTTCGCCAAGCTGACCAAGAAAGAAGCCCTGATGCGTACCCGCGACCTCGAGAAGCTCGAGCGCAGCCTGGGCGGCATCAAGGACATGGGCGGCCTGCCGGACGCTCTGTTCGTGATCGACGTTGACCACGAGCGCATCGCCATCAGCGAAGCCAACAAGCTGGGCATCCCGGTTATCGGCGTTGTCGATACCAACAGCAGCCCGGAAGGCGTTGACTACGTCATCCCGGGTAACGACGACGCCATCCGCGCCGTTCAGCTGTATCTCGCCAGCGTTGCTGATGCTGTAATCCGCGGCCGTCAGAATGCCGTTGGCGGTCCTGACGAGTTCGTCGAAGAAGCCGCCTCCGAGGCCGCAGAAGGCTGA
- the map gene encoding type I methionyl aminopeptidase has translation MTVTIKTPAEIEKMRVAGRLAAEVLEMIGEHVKPGVTTEELDRICHDYIVNVQQAIPAPLNYKGFPKSICTSVNHVVCHGIPNEKPLKDGDILNIDITVIKDGYHGDTSKMFLVGKVPEWADKLCRVTQECMYKGIQLVKPGARLGDIGEVIQKHAEKLGYSVVREYCGHGIGAVFHEEPQVLHYGRAGTGMELKEGMTFTIEPMINQGRPETRLLGDGWTAITKDRKLSAQWEHTVLVTADGYEILTLRGDDTLPRTSS, from the coding sequence ATGACCGTCACCATCAAGACGCCCGCAGAAATCGAGAAAATGCGCGTTGCTGGCCGCCTGGCCGCCGAAGTGCTGGAGATGATCGGCGAGCATGTCAAACCCGGCGTGACCACCGAAGAACTGGACCGCATCTGCCATGACTACATCGTCAATGTGCAGCAGGCCATTCCCGCTCCGCTCAACTACAAGGGCTTCCCGAAGTCGATCTGCACCTCGGTCAACCACGTGGTGTGCCACGGCATTCCCAACGAGAAGCCGCTGAAGGATGGCGACATCCTCAATATCGACATCACCGTCATCAAGGACGGCTACCACGGCGACACCAGCAAGATGTTCCTGGTGGGCAAGGTGCCGGAATGGGCCGACAAGCTCTGCCGCGTAACCCAGGAGTGCATGTACAAGGGCATCCAGCTGGTCAAGCCGGGCGCTCGTCTGGGCGATATCGGCGAAGTGATCCAGAAGCATGCCGAGAAACTGGGCTACTCGGTGGTCCGCGAGTACTGCGGCCACGGCATCGGTGCCGTGTTCCACGAAGAACCGCAGGTCCTGCACTACGGCCGCGCCGGCACCGGCATGGAGCTCAAGGAAGGCATGACCTTCACCATCGAGCCGATGATCAACCAGGGCCGCCCGGAAACTCGCCTGCTGGGCGACGGTTGGACCGCCATTACCAAGGACCGCAAGCTTTCCGCCCAGTGGGAGCACACTGTCCTGGTGACGGCCGATGGCTACGAGATTCTCACCCTGCGCGGCGACGACACCCTGCCGCGCACCTCGTCCTGA
- a CDS encoding [protein-PII] uridylyltransferase: protein MPQVDPELFDRGQFQAELALKSSPIAAFKKAIRQAREVLDNRFASGRDIRRLVEDRAWFVDQLLRAAWERFDWSEDADIALLAVGGYGRGELHPYSDIDLLILLGSADHEVFREPIEGFLTLLWDIGLEVGQSVRSVAECAEEAQADLTVVTNLMESRTVCGPEHLRQHMLQVTSPEQMWPSKHFFLAKREEQRGRHAKYNDTEYNLEPNVKGSPGGLRDIQTILWVARRQFGSLNLHGLVQQGFLVESECSMLASSQEFLWKVRYALHMLAGRAEDRLLFDHQRKIAALLGFEDGDGKLGIERFMQKYYRVVMGVSELSDLINQHFEEVILRAGETGQAKPLNSRFQLRDGYIEVTHPNVFKRTPFAMLEIFVLMAQHPEIKGVRADTIRLLRDSRHLIDDDFRKDIRNTSLFIELFKSSQGIHRNLRRMNRYGILGLYLPEFGQIIGQMQHDLFHIYTVDAHTLNLIKHLRKLKWPELSEKFPLASKLIDKLPKPELIYLAGLYHDIGKGRGGDHSELGAVDAEAFCARHQLPVWDSRLVAWLVQHHLVMSTTAQRKDLSDPQVIYDFARLVGDQTRLDYLYVLTVADINATNPSLWNSWRASLLRQLYTETKRALRRGLENPLDREEQIRQTQSAAIDILVRNGIDQDEAEQLWSQLGDDYFLRHTASDVAWHAEAILQHPAGNDPLVLIKETAQREFEGATQIFIYAPDQHDFFAVTVAAMSQLNLNIHDARIITSTSQFTLDTYIVLDADGGRIGENPARIREIREGLIDALKNPDEYPAIIQRRVPRQLKHFAFPPQVTISNDAQRPVTILELIAPDRPGLLARIGRIFLEFDLSLQNAKIATLGERVEDVFFVTDANNQPLSDPELCQRLQEAIVSQLSEANGQSRDPARISI, encoded by the coding sequence ATGCCGCAGGTGGATCCCGAGTTGTTCGACCGCGGGCAGTTCCAGGCGGAACTGGCCTTGAAGTCCAGCCCTATCGCTGCCTTCAAGAAAGCCATTCGCCAGGCCCGCGAGGTGCTCGACAACCGGTTCGCCAGCGGCCGCGACATCCGTCGCCTGGTGGAAGACCGCGCCTGGTTCGTCGACCAGCTCCTGCGGGCGGCCTGGGAACGCTTCGACTGGAGCGAGGACGCCGATATCGCCCTGCTGGCGGTGGGCGGCTACGGGCGTGGCGAACTGCACCCGTACTCCGACATCGACCTGCTGATCCTGCTGGGCAGCGCCGATCACGAAGTTTTCCGTGAGCCCATCGAAGGCTTCCTCACCCTGCTCTGGGATATCGGCCTGGAAGTGGGCCAGAGCGTGCGCTCGGTAGCCGAGTGCGCCGAAGAGGCGCAGGCCGACCTGACTGTGGTCACCAACCTGATGGAAAGCCGCACCGTCTGCGGCCCCGAGCACCTGCGCCAGCACATGCTGCAAGTCACCAGCCCCGAGCAGATGTGGCCCAGCAAGCACTTCTTCCTCGCCAAGCGCGAGGAACAGCGCGGCCGTCACGCCAAGTACAACGACACCGAATACAACCTGGAGCCCAATGTGAAGGGCTCCCCCGGCGGCCTGCGGGATATCCAGACCATCCTTTGGGTCGCTCGCCGCCAGTTTGGCAGCCTCAACCTCCATGGCCTGGTACAGCAAGGCTTCCTGGTGGAAAGCGAGTGCAGCATGCTGGCCTCCAGCCAGGAATTCCTCTGGAAGGTGCGCTACGCCCTGCACATGCTGGCCGGCCGTGCCGAAGACCGCCTGCTGTTCGACCACCAACGCAAGATTGCCGCCCTCCTCGGCTTCGAGGATGGCGACGGCAAGCTCGGTATCGAGCGTTTCATGCAGAAGTACTACCGGGTGGTGATGGGGGTTTCCGAGCTCAGCGACCTGATCAACCAGCATTTCGAGGAAGTCATCCTGCGCGCCGGTGAAACCGGCCAGGCGAAGCCGCTGAACAGCCGCTTCCAGCTGCGCGACGGCTACATCGAGGTGACGCACCCCAACGTCTTCAAGCGCACCCCGTTCGCCATGCTGGAAATCTTCGTCCTGATGGCCCAGCACCCGGAGATCAAGGGCGTGCGCGCAGACACCATCCGCCTGCTGCGGGACAGCCGCCACCTGATCGACGACGACTTCCGCAAGGACATCCGCAACACCAGCCTGTTCATCGAGCTGTTCAAATCCAGCCAGGGCATCCACCGCAACCTGCGGCGGATGAACCGCTACGGCATCCTCGGCCTCTACCTGCCGGAGTTCGGCCAGATCATCGGCCAGATGCAGCACGACCTGTTCCACATCTATACGGTGGACGCCCACACCCTCAACCTGATCAAGCACCTGCGCAAGCTGAAGTGGCCGGAACTGTCGGAGAAATTCCCGCTGGCCAGCAAGCTCATCGACAAGCTGCCCAAGCCGGAGCTGATCTACCTCGCCGGCCTCTACCACGACATCGGCAAGGGCCGCGGCGGCGACCACTCCGAGCTCGGCGCAGTGGATGCCGAAGCGTTCTGCGCCCGTCACCAGTTGCCCGTGTGGGATTCGCGCCTGGTGGCCTGGCTGGTCCAGCACCACCTGGTGATGTCCACCACCGCCCAGCGCAAGGACCTCTCCGACCCGCAGGTGATCTACGACTTCGCGCGCCTGGTGGGTGACCAGACCCGCCTGGACTACCTCTATGTGCTCACCGTGGCCGACATCAACGCCACCAACCCGAGCCTGTGGAACTCCTGGCGCGCCAGCCTGCTGCGCCAGCTCTACACCGAGACCAAGCGCGCCCTGCGCCGGGGCCTGGAAAACCCGCTGGACCGCGAAGAACAGATTCGCCAGACCCAGTCCGCCGCCATCGACATCCTGGTGCGCAATGGCATTGACCAGGACGAGGCCGAGCAGCTCTGGTCGCAGCTGGGCGACGACTACTTCCTGCGCCACACCGCCAGCGACGTGGCCTGGCACGCCGAAGCCATCCTCCAGCATCCGGCCGGCAACGATCCGCTGGTGCTGATCAAGGAAACCGCCCAGCGCGAGTTCGAGGGCGCCACCCAGATCTTCATCTACGCCCCGGACCAGCACGACTTCTTCGCCGTGACCGTGGCCGCCATGTCGCAGCTGAACCTGAACATCCACGACGCACGGATCATCACCTCCACCAGCCAGTTCACCCTCGACACCTACATCGTGCTCGATGCGGACGGCGGCCGGATCGGTGAAAACCCCGCACGCATCCGCGAGATCCGCGAAGGCCTGATCGACGCCCTGAAGAATCCGGACGAGTACCCCGCCATCATCCAGCGCCGGGTACCGCGCCAGCTCAAGCACTTCGCCTTCCCGCCCCAGGTGACCATCTCCAACGACGCCCAGCGCCCGGTAACCATCCTGGAGCTGATCGCCCCCGACCGCCCCGGCCTGCTGGCGCGCATCGGCCGCATCTTCCTGGAGTTCGACCTGTCGTTGCAGAACGCCAAGATCGCCACCCTGGGCGAGCGCGTGGAAGACGTCTTCTTCGTCACCGACGCCAACAACCAGCCCCTCTCCGACCCCGAGCTCTGCCAGCGCCTGCAGGAGGCCATCGTCTCCCAGCTGTCCGAGGCCAACGGTCAGAGCCGGGACCCGGCACGGATAAGTATCTGA